One Salvia splendens isolate huo1 chromosome 1, SspV2, whole genome shotgun sequence genomic window, AAACCAGCTGAGGCGCGTAGTGGCCGGCATAGCTCTCTCCGGCTATGTCGGGTTTCGTACTCTGGAAACCTCTCCAACCAGTTGTGACGATAAAGGTGTAAGCATCTTGTGCTGTTTGTGCGTCTCTAGTGGTGTAAGTGTAAGCATCTTGTGTGGGTTTCTAAACGCTTCAGAGAGGGAATAGAGGCTCCTTTTATAGGTCTCGAGTTGTTGATGATATCGTGTTGAGTTGAGTTTTCTTGTCTGCAAGTAGAGTTTTATTTGCTGACCTGATTTTCGTTATATAACCATAATTAGTGACAATTATTAGTGTGGTTTACTAAGCAACTAATTGCTCAATATAAGAACAAAATACTCGGTAAAACAGAACACTTTCCGAGCATCGAGAGTGTTTGGTATTCACATTGTCGGAATATTTCCAAGTACTTCCGAAGAGCAACACTTGGAAATTTCCGAGCACTATAATGTAGCTAATCATCGTCACAAACAAATCATAACGTAGTCTAGCCAATGGGTTCACAAACTAAGTGAACAGATTGTGCATATTTGAAGTTAACTTAGACAACCTAGcattaatttaaaacaaattGTGGTTCACAAATTTCATGAATTCGTCATTGTCGGTTATTATCATGATTTGCACAAGGATATCAGATGCTCGGAATTTAAATTGTTCTAGGTGATCAAATCATCTATTCTCCATTTAAGATCGGAGGAGGACCAGAATACTACTATAGTACTACAACAGTCTTATGATGATTGGCACGATATCCAATAAATAAAGCAACGTAAATCTAAAACACAATCTTGAACAAAACAAGATTTCTTTCAAATCAAATCATTTACATATGCTAGTATAGTGCTAGTAAATCTTGATATGCAACTTTGAACTGAATTGGGAACATGCAATTGGGCATAAGGTATTAGTTCAACATGAGGATATAAAAGCGCACACATACATTATCACCCCATTAATCATAATAATTTATCATACCATAGATAATTCATAGCTAAATTTGACACCGTCAAACCTACAAAGAATGAGTCATTAACCAATTCCTGCAAACCTCTTCCAAACCAAAATTCTAAATCccaatttataaattaaaaaatgaagcaTACGACTCTGACTAGATAACTGGTTCAGCTACAACAATGAGCGTGGTCGCTGTATTAAGATTAGCTGACTGACTGTTCACGGCTCCTACGACCATTTGAAGAAGCCACCCAATAGGCCGGACCACCATAACCGTATCCATTGTAACCTTGCCTTTGGCTCCACTGACTATGATCCCCTCTCGACTGCCGAACACAAATAAACAGATGTAATATATCATGAGAGCCCTCTATATAGATGAGGAACCCTATATAATTTACTAAACAACTGCTTTCCTGGACTTTGGATTTACCTGCTTGTTGTTTAAACTCCGGCCCCAAGAAAGGCGAACCTTCTGCTTACCAATAACCGTCCCATTTAATCTGTGAATTGCATCCTCAGCATTGCTTCTGTTGAAACAGAAAAATATATAGGTCATTTTATTGTTTAGATATAAAATACGCAGTAAACAATCAAGAGGGTTTTTCTTCAGGGCTTGCTAAGTGATAGAAAACCCTTGTTTTCCACCCATCAAATAAAACTTGTACGGAGTATAAGAAAAATAGTCTCTCCATAAAGCAGTATCTAACTGCTGGCAGAGACGATCCACAAATATATAGATGTACATATATTTCATTTATACCATTCCTCAGTCCTCACATTGGCACATTCTCCACATTCAATAAATTCTTAATGTATAAAGAAGTATAATCAGGTAACCTGGTTCTTATTTTACACTTTAATAAATGGTTTCATGAAATCTACATGTAAACAGAAATTGTATTTTCAAACCAGTAAGAAgaaaacaaaaaggaaaagaGCATATCAGAAGTAGCAGTCACAAGCACAAACCACATAACAAAATTACCTTTTTTCATATTGTACAAAACCACATCCTCTTCCAGCTGGTATTTTCACAGAGACCACCTCGCCGAATGGAGTAAAAGACTCTCTGAGCATATCATCAGTGACTTCCGAGTCAAGCCCTCCAACAAAAATCTAAAAGAGACATAGGATATCCTTTTAATCATGATACAAAATTTCCAATAGCAAGCAATGTCAGAGCAGAACTTACAGTTGTGCTGGATGACTCATTCTCTGATTGACCTATACATACAGGATCATTTGAAGGGCATCAGCCAGTCAATAAAAAACAAGTCAGAATTCTTGAATAAATGTAACATAATAACAAACATAGCtcatacaaaaatataaatacaaagcAACTTCCCAAATTAAACCATAAGAAGAATAAATAGAAAAGGATTAGACTAAATCATGGGTGAAATTTTTAATCCCATGAGCAATATGAGTGTATAAGATGATGCAAATTGGCAAGTTTTTACACTTTCGGCTTACCTTTGTCACTCTTATACATGAGATTTGAGAGTAAAGTGTAAATTAGACAATAATtgaagaaatataaataaagatTTATGGAGTTTATAACATAAATGGAGCATACAGAGACCTGTAATGAAATAGTAGTAGACAAAAAATTGTTACATATTGAAGACTAGAAACAAGTTATTCACTGAAAAAGCCAGATATTTGGGGAAAAGAGACTTGGAAACATAAAAACTAATTTATGTGAAAAACCATCAAAGAACAGCAGTATAATAATAGTAAGAGTGCCATTACACCTTGAGAATAATATTGTTGCTGAGATGAATATCTCCTGGGGGTTGCTACACCAATTCGCATAGGCCTACTAGAGCACTGGACACCATTCATTTCAGTCACTGCTTTAGACTTCTCATTTTCATCATTGAACCTAACAAAGCCATAACCTTTCGAACGTCCAGTATTTAAATCAACCACCACTTTTACATCTTTAACAGATGGATACCTACTAGCAAAGGTTTCATGCAGCAGTTCATCAGTAACATCAGGCGCCAAATCTCCAACAAATATTGACAAATCAGAACCAGCTTCAGGGCGCCTATCACCAGAGCTAAAGGTAGCCCAGTTTAAGTGAAAAGGTTGATCTGCATTAGGCATCATCGCGCCATTGTAGCTCTGCAGAGCACTCTCTGCTGCATCATGAGAATTGAACTCAATGAATCCATATCTATCCGATTGACCAGTCTGTCTATTGCGAATTATCTTTATCGAAAGGACCTGCATGTTTCGATTTAATAAATCAAACCAAATATAAAATGACAGTGGCAAatgaattaataatatattttgcaACATTGATTTCTAGACACTAGACAGAGATCATAGATTGATAGTTTTCATCTTTTAGATCAATAATTGATAGATAACTTTTGTTTGGGTTCTAAATTGACAAAACTCCGTTTATATACTATCTCCATCACACCTCAGTGTGATGTTAAAAAAAGATTTTATGAAGACCATCTAAGAATTGGGTATCTGGTTTGCTTCGCAAATATCTGTCATCTGCAGGTTCATTTGACAAGTAAAATCAGTGAGCCAACgaatttaatttagtttgtCTTAGTTGTATCAAACGATGTAATGATGGCTGCATGTATTGGAATAGCTGAACATGATATAATTAGTTTGATATTGATTCATATCAATTTAATCTGTTTTCGAATTAAGTTCCTGAACTTTACATCAATTCTATTTGGTTACAGACACACACAAGATCTAAGATATCAGTCATCACAAAGTTAAAATTGCAAATCTGGGGCAAAAATAAGATTCAAAGAAGCAAGAATCAGAAATCTAGACGTAGAGATGCGATAAAAGTGTTACCTCTCCAGATTGAGAAAAGCAGGAGTGGAGATAATCCTCATCCATCCACTGCTGGAGATCTCCAATCCAGATTGTCTTATTGTCCTCGCCGGAAGGTTGAATCTGATTGCGGTGCTTGGGTGGATAATGCTTGGGTTGAGGCTGGTGGGGATAGTAGGGCAAGTAATGCGGGTTATACATCATCTGCGGGTGCATAGCCATGGCCGGATACTGCTGCACCGCCATCCACCAATGCTGGTACTGCTGCATCGCTGCCCAATGCTGATGCTGCTGCATCTGCCGTTGCTGATTTGAATCTCCGCCGCTCATCTTGTCTTCAAATTCGAGTTTCGTAGACTACAGGAAACCGCTTCTTCAACCTTGAGAGCGAGGTTTATGAGACAAACCACAAAATAAAGAGATATAATTAGGGATCTAGGCTGCtggatttattttccttttcgttttccttttttatacTCTAAAAAAATGCTGTAATTTTTAAATCATCGTTATTTTGAATTATCTATTTCCTTAATAACGAAATACTACTGTTTTATATCAATCtaatactaaaaaaaattaacatgaaTACATGGTGTATTTATGATggcaaataaattcaaattacaaTATTATTGATGAGTATTTATAACaggaaataaatttaaattacactCTAAAGTTACCCTTGACTAACCGTGTCTTAATTCCGGAATAAATGTAAATAAGTAAATAGAAGATGATTTTTGAGAAGGGTGCATTGATTTGAGCGCCGCCGAATCTAGACCGTTGGTGGATGTTGATCGTTTGATGACTGGAAAGGTTAAAAGAAGAGCAAGTTGCGGCGGCGTATGAGTATCGAGTGGGTCCCATTTCTATTTGAAGGTATCCGTAGGATCTATTATTCAGAGGTCTTGTACTGCACTCTACaccaattaattaaagtatactTTCAATATTAATTGACTCATTTTTttaagtcatttttatttttaataaaatataacactcttttttatttaattttttttttatttttttctactttattaatgATCCATTTAATACATTATTCTTAATCCTCGTGCCAAATAGAAGTACTTCTATTACTAAGGAACGGATGGATAACTTCTTTGTCGTCCCAtgataaatagtactccctccgtcccactcaagatggttacattcttgagtggcacgtGATTTTAGGAAGTATagttaggtggaataaagtagagagaaaaaatgtagttaaatattttaataaggagaTAGAgggttatttccaaaattgaaaagtgatcatcttgattgggataaacaaaaaagaaaaggtggtcatcttgaatggaacggatggagtatcgtACTTAGATAgtgacacaagattttaggatatattaaagtagagagaaaatagtactccttccgtcccacaaaagatatcACATTTGTGGGAGTGCATGGaattttaggaggttttattttgtatattaggtggaaaaataaaatataattttactttattttgagagagaacttttttttaaaatggaaatgtgacaaCTTTAGtgagacaaacaaaaaagaaaagtgagacatcttttataggatgaagggggtatttatattaatgtaagagaatttttttttcgaaaactgGAAAtgtgacttttttttatatgacaaactaaaaaaaatgtgatatctaatatgagacggagggagtagtattactCTTTCCGTCCCACATAAGAGTCGCATTTTACTAGTTCGGTCTGTCacgcaataagagtcacatttcacttttaccattaagaaaaattgtaactatactactctcttcgttccataaaaatatgtgtattttcCACATTTggccgtcccataaaaatatggcaatttccatttatggaaagttatcccaatttattacctctgtacatcaagttatttacaacttataccagttatcccaatttattacctctgtacatcaagttatttacaacttataccaccaataaatactactcactccgtccgccattaggagtttcatttcttggcggcacggattttaagaaatggtaAGAAAAGTGTgtggaaaaaagttaatagaataacggtctcacttatatatattagttttaaaagaaatgtgagtggaatgagttagtggaaggtgagaccctattaccatttatggtaaaagtgaaccgggactcctattcgcggacgaactaaaatagaaaaacgggactcctattcgcagtcggagggagtaataataatgtgagtctcattatccactaaaactactttaactacccgtctcctcttctctcttactttaccaattttatcttaatttctatGCCATATCGTATGCTCATATTTTgatgggactgagggagtactaCTCAGGATAATTTAGCAATCAAAATGACCCCTGCAAATGTACGGGGTTTTGTAGCATGTGGCAAGCTAAATTATCGAACCACAAAGATTAAAGCCGATTTGAGTACTAcgatgcaactttgacactatCTAGACTAAGTAAAAGTgtttttgggttttcttaacTAGGAACAAAGATCAAATAAGCAATTAGAGACAATTAACTAagcaaagcaagtaaaagatggTTTTCACACAAATTGAGAAAGGATAAAGAAATGGATCCGTTATAATGGATCAAGTATGTCACCTACGGgtcatgctcatctattgggCCTCAAGTGTGGTTAGGAAAGTCAGGATAGTTGGTTAGACCCTCTCTCAAATGCATCTAACGCGTTGGTCGGCCTCTAATGTAGGAGTCTCCTCCCTACAAGTCAAAGCCGACTCCTAAGACCTACGGACTCAAGCCCTCTTTCTAGCAAATGCATCTCTCGATCACATGGGTTGCACGGAGTTGTTGATTACACATCTATCCTAACCATGCATTTCTCAATGACAACAATTAGGCATAAAGATGTAtctaattggtagctaagcaattagaTTATGAAAGCTCCATaatcaacaaaaccaacaaaataAGATAGATAAGCATTCACCATAGAttcaatccatacaatccattcaaacttcaccaaTTTCCTGCTAGAAACTTAGCTACTCATGATCAAAGTCAAAACAAAATGAAATACAAAGAAAACAAAGCAAAACACGGATGGAAAATGAAACTAAAAACTCCATATAGGTGGAAGTAATGTTGGGGAGTCTTCTTCTTCAATCTCTTGAAAGTGGAAGCTCCTCGCCTTCAAATCCTCTTCAATCTTTTGATTTCTTACTTAATTTGGTAGGGTGGGAGTTAGGGTTCGAAAGTGTGAGAATTCCTACTTGGAGTGAAAATGGGCAAAATAAGGAGTCTATCATAAACGCCTGACTGGGCGTTCTGTTCTGTATCCCGTAAGTTGCAAAAATGCCTGATCGGGCATTTCTTCGGGTGGAAAACGCCCGACCAGGCGAAGTTTCTGTATCTTGAAGTGCACTTCCAACCAGAACGCCCGGGCGGGTTTTTCTTCGCCTAGAAAATGCCTGGGCGGGGGAACTCTTTGTATTGGCCCGTTCAACTCCGTTTAAGCTCGTTTTAGACTTGCTTTTGAATCAAGACTCCGACAAACTCGTTAGCTCTAAAAATAGCAAATCAGTGGATGAAATCTAAACTTTATACCTCAAATTATTCAACAACTTATGTTAATCACCCAcctaaacatcctaaactatgagtCTCTCACtataaagaaaaattggtggatatataaagaaaaattgatGGGTAAAATTTTTATTGCATCTTATTGAATTTAGCACCGACTAATTTGTATATATGGTTCCATCTCTGGTCCCAaggtagtagagtcatttctttttttggtaaaaatttTAGTgctcttttacttcactctcttttcatctctcttactttactctcttcactttaa contains:
- the LOC121795807 gene encoding polyadenylate-binding protein RBP47-like, which codes for MSGGDSNQQRQMQQHQHWAAMQQYQHWWMAVQQYPAMAMHPQMMYNPHYLPYYPHQPQPKHYPPKHRNQIQPSGEDNKTIWIGDLQQWMDEDYLHSCFSQSGEVLSIKIIRNRQTGQSDRYGFIEFNSHDAAESALQSYNGAMMPNADQPFHLNWATFSSGDRRPEAGSDLSIFVGDLAPDVTDELLHETFASRYPSVKDVKVVVDLNTGRSKGYGFVRFNDENEKSKAVTEMNGVQCSSRPMRIGVATPRRYSSQQQYYSQGQSENESSSTTIFVGGLDSEVTDDMLRESFTPFGEVVSVKIPAGRGCGFVQYEKRSNAEDAIHRLNGTVIGKQKVRLSWGRSLNNKQSRGDHSQWSQRQGYNGYGYGGPAYWVASSNGRRSREQSVS